The Acidobacteriota bacterium genome includes a window with the following:
- a CDS encoding EAL domain-containing protein, with protein sequence MSGEADRGRLRTQYLRFRAALRDPTTGLYGFTLFFDRIRTLVTRDGRIGVLWVGIGGRDLVEPVYGWEAYESLLRGAAGEIRSCIGSLLPTESLLATAAVHADAFVLFVPSDVAGTPVAAASLAETAAQLRERLRRSLLEGGGPAAFGERPAVGSSLLTDNPMQRFERRVLRAVDEARAQAEKPAGAERVVWIAELQRIVREGRIATVFQPVVALEDESVVAVEAYARGPERSALRLPRVLFGLSRDAGLSDRLDRACRDAALEAARGLPEPLLLFLNATPALLDAGAWGRSLADGPEPGRLVIEVAEASLEAGTGGLGERVGELRRQGFRISLDDVGSGSHSIELAEALRPDFLKFDLAALRGAASPSMAREIVRTLVDLARRVGATLVAERVERPGERKMLIECGVRWGQGYLFGHEGPLPAGRERAAERERPGK encoded by the coding sequence GTGAGCGGCGAAGCCGATCGGGGGCGGCTCCGCACCCAGTACCTGCGCTTCCGGGCCGCGCTGCGCGATCCGACCACCGGGCTGTACGGGTTCACCCTTTTTTTCGATCGGATCCGGACCCTCGTCACCCGCGACGGGCGCATCGGTGTGCTGTGGGTCGGTATCGGCGGGCGCGACCTGGTCGAGCCGGTCTACGGGTGGGAAGCCTACGAGTCGCTGCTACGGGGAGCAGCCGGTGAGATCCGGTCGTGCATCGGATCGCTCCTTCCTACCGAGAGCCTGCTCGCCACCGCGGCCGTGCACGCCGACGCGTTCGTGCTCTTCGTCCCTTCGGACGTGGCGGGCACCCCGGTTGCGGCGGCATCGCTCGCGGAGACCGCCGCGCAGCTGCGCGAGCGGCTCCGGCGCAGCCTCCTCGAGGGCGGGGGTCCGGCGGCGTTCGGCGAGAGGCCGGCGGTCGGATCGTCCCTTCTCACCGACAATCCGATGCAGCGCTTCGAAAGGCGCGTGCTTCGCGCGGTGGACGAAGCGCGGGCGCAGGCGGAAAAGCCGGCCGGCGCCGAGCGGGTCGTCTGGATCGCAGAGTTGCAGCGGATCGTCCGAGAAGGGCGGATCGCGACCGTGTTCCAGCCGGTCGTCGCCCTCGAAGACGAAAGCGTGGTGGCGGTGGAGGCGTACGCGCGCGGGCCGGAGCGGTCGGCGCTGAGGCTGCCGCGCGTGTTGTTCGGACTGTCCCGGGATGCGGGCCTGTCGGACCGTCTCGACCGGGCCTGCCGCGACGCCGCGCTGGAAGCGGCGCGCGGATTGCCCGAACCGTTGCTGCTCTTCCTCAACGCGACGCCGGCCCTTCTCGACGCCGGGGCGTGGGGGCGGTCCCTTGCGGACGGGCCCGAGCCGGGCCGGCTCGTGATCGAAGTCGCGGAGGCGTCGCTGGAGGCCGGCACCGGGGGGCTCGGGGAGCGGGTCGGCGAACTGCGCCGGCAAGGCTTCCGGATCTCTCTCGACGACGTCGGATCGGGCTCGCACTCGATCGAGCTCGCGGAAGCGCTGCGTCCCGATTTCCTGAAGTTCGACCTCGCCGCGCTGAGGGGAGCGGCATCACCTTCGATGGCGCGCGAAATCGTCCGGACGCTGGTGGATCTGGCCAGAAGGGTGGGCGCCACCCTCGTGGCGGAACGGGTGGAGCGGCCCGGCGAGCGGAAAATGCTCATCGAATGCGGCGTTCGCTGGGGACAGGGGTACCTTTTCGGGCACGAAGGGCCGCTGCCGGCCGGACGAGAGCGGGCGGCGGAACGGGAGCGCCCAGGAAAGTGA
- a CDS encoding PilZ domain-containing protein, translated as MVCRDIGLGGAFVSPPGALAVGLRGQFRAPAALPSVSVPARVVREGEGSASGAIGLALEFLPPDAATVVRLARALRSIGERRRSPFRMEAGA; from the coding sequence ATCGTGTGTCGCGATATCGGGCTGGGCGGCGCGTTCGTCTCCCCCCCGGGTGCCCTCGCGGTGGGGCTCCGCGGCCAGTTCCGGGCGCCGGCGGCGCTCCCGTCGGTCTCGGTGCCGGCTCGCGTCGTGCGGGAGGGGGAGGGGAGCGCGAGCGGTGCGATCGGCCTCGCGCTCGAGTTTCTCCCACCGGATGCCGCCACGGTCGTTCGGCTCGCCCGGGCGCTGCGGTCGATCGGGGAGCGGCGGCGGTCTCCATTCCGGATGGAGGCGGGGGCATGA
- a CDS encoding response regulator, translating to MSVRPVLVVDDDPEIREMTALLLSGGGHAVETAGSGEEALALARAVGPAVILLDINMPGMDGWEVLRLLKEDPATASIPVIMFSIRFELREKLHALQKGAADYVTKPFDVEGLLERIARFVGAGSGERR from the coding sequence ATGAGCGTGCGGCCAGTCCTGGTGGTGGACGACGATCCCGAGATTCGCGAGATGACCGCCCTCCTCCTGAGCGGGGGCGGCCACGCGGTGGAGACGGCCGGCTCGGGCGAGGAAGCGCTGGCGTTGGCCCGTGCGGTCGGACCCGCCGTCATCCTCCTGGACATCAACATGCCGGGGATGGACGGCTGGGAAGTCCTCCGCCTGCTCAAAGAGGATCCGGCGACGGCTTCGATTCCGGTCATCATGTTCTCGATCCGGTTCGAACTGCGCGAGAAGCTCCACGCCCTGCAGAAGGGTGCCGCCGACTACGTGACGAAGCCGTTCGACGTCGAGGGGCTCCTCGAACGCATCGCGCGTTTCGTCGGCGCCGGTTCCGGGGAGCGACGGTGA